From the genome of Ornithobacterium rhinotracheale, one region includes:
- the fusA gene encoding elongation factor G, whose product MSRDLKFTRNIGIAAHIDAGKTTTTERILFYTGRSHKIGEVHEGAATMDWMEQEAERGITITSAATTCTWVFPKNNGKPLPNAHDYHFNIIDTPGHVDFTVEVNRSLRVLDGLVFLFSAVDGVEPQSETNWRLADNYKVPRLGFVNKMDRQGSNFLAVCTQVKEMLGSNAVPIVLNIGDEADFKGVVDLVKNKAIVWHDETQGATFDEIEIPEELKEQAAELRAKLIEEVAAYDEELLEKFMEDENSITEEEIHAALRAATLDMAIIPMMCGSSFKNKGVQFMLDAVCRYLPAPTDIEAIEGTNPNTGELEIRKPSVDEPFAALAFKIATDPFVGRLAFFRAYSGHLDAGSYVLNNRSGNKERISRIYQMHANKQEPLEYIEAGDIGAAVGFKDIKTGDTLSAENAPIVLESMEFPDPVIGIAVEPKSKADMDKLGMALAKLAEEDPTFQVRTDEKSGQTVISGMGELHLDIIVDRLKREFKVEVNQGQPQVEYKEAIMGSAEHRETYKKQTGGRGKFADIVFTIEPADEGVVGLQFINEIKGGNIPKEYIPSVEKGFKEAMKNGPLAGYEVDSMKITLKDGSFHPVDSDQLSFELAAKLGFKAAAKKARPAIMEPIMKLEILTPEENMGDIVGDLNRRRGVPSGMSDRNNAKVIKATVPLSEMFGYVTSLRTLSSGRATSTMEFEKYEAAPQNIADEVVAKAKGNEE is encoded by the coding sequence ATGTCAAGAGATTTAAAATTTACAAGAAACATTGGTATTGCAGCTCACATTGATGCTGGGAAAACTACAACTACAGAGCGTATTTTGTTCTATACAGGTCGTTCTCACAAGATTGGAGAGGTGCACGAAGGTGCCGCCACTATGGACTGGATGGAGCAAGAGGCTGAGAGAGGTATTACAATTACTTCTGCTGCTACTACTTGTACTTGGGTATTCCCAAAAAATAATGGTAAGCCATTGCCAAATGCCCACGATTATCATTTCAATATTATAGACACTCCCGGCCACGTGGACTTTACCGTGGAGGTAAACCGTTCTTTGCGTGTACTTGATGGATTGGTTTTCTTGTTTAGTGCAGTAGATGGGGTTGAGCCTCAGTCTGAAACTAACTGGAGATTAGCTGATAACTATAAAGTGCCTAGATTAGGCTTTGTGAATAAAATGGACCGTCAAGGTTCTAACTTCCTAGCAGTTTGTACGCAAGTAAAAGAAATGTTAGGTTCTAACGCCGTGCCAATCGTTTTAAATATCGGTGATGAGGCTGATTTTAAAGGGGTGGTAGATTTAGTGAAAAATAAAGCTATCGTGTGGCATGATGAAACACAAGGTGCTACTTTTGATGAAATTGAAATTCCAGAAGAATTAAAAGAACAAGCAGCTGAGCTTAGAGCAAAACTCATTGAAGAGGTTGCAGCTTATGATGAAGAGCTTTTGGAGAAATTCATGGAAGATGAAAATAGCATCACTGAGGAAGAAATTCACGCTGCGTTAAGAGCTGCTACATTGGATATGGCTATCATTCCGATGATGTGTGGTTCTTCATTTAAAAATAAAGGTGTTCAATTCATGTTAGACGCTGTGTGTAGATACTTGCCAGCGCCAACTGACATTGAAGCTATCGAAGGTACTAACCCAAATACAGGTGAGTTAGAGATAAGAAAGCCTTCAGTAGATGAGCCTTTTGCAGCTTTGGCATTCAAGATTGCGACAGACCCATTTGTGGGGCGTTTAGCATTCTTTAGAGCGTATTCAGGGCATTTAGATGCAGGGTCTTATGTTTTAAATAATAGATCTGGAAATAAAGAGCGTATCTCTCGTATCTACCAAATGCACGCTAACAAGCAAGAGCCTTTGGAATACATCGAGGCAGGTGATATCGGAGCAGCGGTAGGATTTAAAGATATTAAAACTGGGGATACTTTGTCAGCAGAAAACGCTCCAATTGTATTAGAAAGTATGGAGTTCCCAGACCCGGTGATTGGTATCGCAGTTGAGCCTAAATCTAAGGCTGATATGGATAAGCTCGGTATGGCTTTGGCTAAATTGGCTGAGGAAGACCCAACTTTCCAAGTTAGAACTGATGAAAAGTCAGGGCAAACTGTAATTTCAGGTATGGGTGAGCTTCACTTAGATATCATTGTAGACCGCTTGAAGAGAGAGTTTAAGGTGGAAGTAAACCAAGGACAACCTCAAGTAGAGTATAAAGAAGCTATTATGGGTAGTGCAGAACACCGTGAAACTTATAAGAAACAAACAGGTGGTCGTGGTAAATTCGCTGATATCGTGTTTACTATTGAGCCTGCCGATGAGGGTGTCGTTGGTCTTCAATTTATCAATGAAATTAAAGGTGGAAACATTCCAAAAGAGTATATTCCATCAGTAGAAAAAGGCTTCAAAGAAGCTATGAAAAATGGTCCATTAGCAGGCTATGAAGTAGATTCAATGAAGATTACCTTAAAAGATGGTTCATTCCACCCTGTGGATTCAGATCAATTATCGTTTGAATTGGCTGCGAAGCTTGGATTTAAAGCAGCTGCTAAGAAAGCGAGACCTGCGATTATGGAGCCAATTATGAAGTTGGAAATCCTAACTCCTGAGGAAAATATGGGAGATATCGTAGGTGACTTGAACAGAAGAAGAGGTGTGCCTTCAGGAATGAGCGATAGAAATAATGCTAAAGTGATTAAAGCTACTGTGCCATTATCAGAAATGTTTGGTTATGTAACATCTTTAAGAACTTTATCTTCTGGTCGTGCAACTTCAACTATGGAGTTTGAGAAATACGAAGCTGCTCCACAAAATATAGCAGATGAAGTAGTAGCTAAAGCAAAAGGTAACGAAGAATAA
- the rpsJ gene encoding 30S ribosomal protein S10, with protein MSQKIRIKLKSYDHNLVDKSAEKIVKTVKTTGAVVNGPIPLPTNKRIFTVLRSPHVNKKAREQFELNSHKRLLDIYSSSSKTVDALMKLELPSGVEVEIKV; from the coding sequence ATGAGTCAAAAAATAAGAATAAAACTTAAATCTTACGATCATAATTTAGTAGATAAATCTGCTGAGAAGATTGTAAAAACTGTAAAAACTACAGGTGCAGTGGTTAATGGTCCAATTCCATTGCCTACCAACAAGAGAATTTTTACCGTATTGCGCTCGCCTCACGTAAATAAGAAAGCGCGTGAGCAATTTGAGCTAAACTCTCACAAGCGTCTACTAGACATCTATTCATCATCATCTAAAACTGTTGATGCTTTGATGAAACTAGAATTGCCAAGTGGAGTGGAAGTGGAAATTAAAGTGTAG
- the rplC gene encoding 50S ribosomal protein L3, which translates to MSGIIGKKIAMTSLYDANGKNIPCTIIEAGPCVVTQVRTVETDGYSSVQLGFDDKKEKNAGKALTGHFKKAGTTPKHKLVEFYGDFVNELSLGQEVKVDLFKEGEYVDITGTSKGKGFQGVVKRHGFGGVGQSTHGQHNRLRAPGSIGAGSDPSRVFKGMRMAGRMGGKKVTVQNLQVVKVDEEKNLIIVKGAVPGPKNSYVILRRWK; encoded by the coding sequence ATGTCAGGAATTATTGGAAAAAAAATCGCAATGACAAGCCTGTACGATGCTAACGGAAAGAATATTCCGTGTACTATCATTGAGGCAGGTCCTTGTGTTGTGACGCAGGTCAGAACTGTTGAGACAGACGGATATAGCTCTGTTCAATTAGGTTTCGATGACAAGAAAGAGAAGAATGCTGGTAAAGCGCTTACAGGGCACTTTAAAAAAGCCGGCACTACACCAAAACATAAATTGGTGGAATTTTATGGAGATTTTGTAAATGAGTTGTCTTTAGGACAAGAAGTGAAAGTTGACTTATTCAAAGAAGGTGAGTATGTGGACATCACTGGAACTTCCAAAGGGAAAGGTTTCCAAGGTGTTGTTAAGCGTCACGGCTTTGGTGGAGTTGGTCAATCAACTCACGGTCAGCACAACAGACTTAGAGCCCCAGGTTCAATCGGAGCAGGTTCAGACCCTTCAAGAGTATTCAAGGGAATGAGAATGGCTGGCCGTATGGGAGGTAAAAAAGTTACTGTTCAGAATTTACAAGTTGTTAAAGTAGACGAGGAAAAGAACCTTATTATCGTAAAAGGCGCTGTACCTGGTCCTAAAAATTCATATGTAATATTAAGAAGATGGAAGTAG